In the genome of Amphiura filiformis chromosome 4, Afil_fr2py, whole genome shotgun sequence, one region contains:
- the LOC140149650 gene encoding melatonin receptor type 1B-B-like: MVLTNDPVWLYVSKATVVIISFFGNLLVIFVYLSIRQLRTVTTVFIVSLALSDVLAALATLPSLLPHPSHLEGILGELYCRLVFSNVIFWIAVKASIFNLIAVTLERYLAVCHPILHRRYFNKRKALYAVGIVWLIAILMNLFAMFVVILGDDGGCLLLWSDKTSQAIVGVIVFALTYLIPLTIMCVAYIRMLFALKAQAERLNTSDSNSNSKKRNLPYHRARRNLVETLFIVVATFAVCWTPDQVMYLSFSLGNVPYFEMAVYPYFLLLALGNSCANPVIYGIKNRLFKKGLKHLFGRKNRVGIQNEDLGDEGQSMTVTATHAPGSSLEQDTNGTTTE, translated from the coding sequence ATGGTTCTTACTAACGATCCAGTGTGGCTCTACGTCAGCAAAGCTACAGTCGTCATCATCTCCTTTTTTGGTAATTTACTGGTGATTTTTGTGTATCTCAGCATTCGCCAACTTCGGACAGTCACAACAGTATTCATAGTTAGTCTCGCTTTGAGCGACGTGTTAGCGGCGCTTGCGACATTGCCGAGTCTTTTACCGCACCCATCTCACTTAGAAGGGATATTAGGCGAGCTATACTGTCGCTTGgtgttttcaaatgtaatattTTGGATTGCTGTAAAAGCATCTATTTTCAACCTTATCGCGGTGACTTTAGAGCGTTATCTCGCAGTTTGTCATCCGATTTTACACAGACGTTATTTCAACAAACGAAAGGCGCTTTACGCCGTTGGTATCGTATGGCTTATCGCTATATTAATGAACCTCTTTGCAATGTTTGTAGTGATTTTAGGAGATGATGGAGGGTGCCTGCTTCTTTGGAGCGATAAGACTTCACAAGCCATTGTTGGCGTTATAGTTTTTGCGTTAACATATCTGATTCCCTTGACCATTATGTGTGTTGCGTACATACGAATGCTATTTGCGCTGAAGGCTCAAGCGGAGAGACTCAACACctcagattcaaattcaaattcgaAAAAACGCAATTTACCGTACCATCGCGCCAGACGGAATTTGGTCGAAACTCTGTTCATAGTGGTGGCAACATTCGCTGTGTGTTGGACTCCTGACCAAGTCATGTACCTGTCTTTTAGTCTTGGTAATGTACCGTATTTCGAAATGGCTGTGTATCCGTATTTTTTACTCCTTGCATTGGGTAATTCGTGCGCGAATCCAGTGATTTATGGAATCAAAAATAGATTGTTTAAAAAAGGATTGAAACATTTGTTTGGTAGAAAAAATAGAGTTGGAATTCAAAATGAGGATCTTGGAGATGAAGGACAGTCAATGACTGTAACTGCCACACATGCACCGGGGAGTTCACTTGAACAAGACACTAATGGGACAACAACGGAATGA